One window of the Microvirga mediterraneensis genome contains the following:
- a CDS encoding Gfo/Idh/MocA family protein yields MIGVGIIGAGHFGAVHARAMTEVDEVRLVASCRENADAAAAFAAEHGGKSYGDWRALLDDPMVNAVLIATPHHLHEEITIAAAQAGKHILLEKPMAPSLSACDTMLAAAETTRVKLMIGHVMHFALPCLRAKEIIDSAKLGAPVLGSSWMIKLWMESNRRPWHLNRASGGGMLMTAGIHALDRLIWLMGQPVAGVTAMAGTYFHEQEADDAALIGLRFANDRIGQVASVGYRDGAVTFAMDLVCEKGTIRIDFDHGVSTGQGGVWTPVPGSIEPNWMSAAVAREWQAFAASIINDTPSPVTGSYGRHVVACIEAAHQASGSRREVPIAATTLV; encoded by the coding sequence ATGATCGGTGTAGGAATTATCGGGGCGGGTCACTTCGGCGCGGTTCATGCCCGCGCGATGACCGAGGTCGACGAGGTCAGGCTCGTCGCATCCTGTCGGGAGAACGCAGACGCAGCCGCCGCCTTTGCGGCTGAACATGGTGGCAAGAGTTACGGCGACTGGCGGGCCTTGCTGGACGATCCGATGGTCAATGCCGTGCTCATCGCCACGCCACACCACCTCCACGAAGAAATCACCATCGCGGCCGCCCAAGCCGGAAAGCATATTCTGCTGGAAAAGCCTATGGCACCCAGCTTGTCTGCTTGCGACACCATGCTCGCGGCCGCAGAGACAACACGCGTCAAGCTCATGATTGGGCACGTGATGCACTTCGCCCTACCCTGTCTCAGAGCCAAGGAGATCATCGACTCGGCCAAGCTCGGCGCTCCGGTTTTGGGTTCAAGCTGGATGATCAAGTTGTGGATGGAGAGCAACCGGCGGCCCTGGCATCTCAACCGTGCATCAGGGGGCGGGATGCTGATGACGGCCGGCATTCACGCGCTCGATCGGCTGATCTGGCTCATGGGGCAGCCGGTGGCTGGAGTCACGGCGATGGCCGGCACCTACTTCCACGAACAGGAGGCCGATGATGCGGCCCTGATCGGCTTGCGCTTTGCGAACGACCGGATCGGTCAGGTCGCCAGCGTCGGCTACCGGGACGGTGCGGTCACGTTCGCTATGGATCTTGTGTGCGAGAAAGGCACGATCCGGATCGATTTCGATCATGGGGTCTCCACAGGCCAAGGCGGCGTCTGGACGCCGGTTCCGGGCTCCATCGAGCCGAACTGGATGAGCGCAGCCGTGGCGCGCGAGTGGCAAGCCTTCGCCGCCAGCATCATCAACGATACGCCCTCCCCGGTTACCGGTTCCTATGGACGCCATGTGGTTGCCTGCATCGAGGCGGCTCATCAGGCCAGCGGCAGTCGGCGCGAGGTTCCTATCGCTGCCACTACGCTGGTGTAA
- a CDS encoding ABC transporter substrate-binding protein — MQLKTLKRAISIAGLIGAAALTTSVAAQEQKTITGGFDVGPGGFQGNFNPLAATGGFTWLNVYFEPLVNYNADLTAIEGALATEYTVNADKTEYTFKLAAETWHDGKPFTSKDVKFTVDLAKNGETGTVFAARLNAISSVETPDERTAIIKLSRPDAGFLATLTKLMILPEHALAGTTPKELATSTWWATKPVGTGPFKFKQYVTDQYVELVADDDYRLGRPKVDRVINRYFKNTAAAVAALRAGEIQFTYVEPDDVPAFKSNKEFKVIEGQSFVVNYLGFNQQVPLWKDVRVRQAVMHAIDRQAIIDSLYGGAATAANCGYVAKQLVPEGLSAYAYDPAKAKALLGEAGWDKVNGSKPITWLTYYNTPQAANVMAAVQAMLAQVGINVVPRVVDTPTYNGIIYAANPDFSQFPLVYAGLQNGPDPSGLNIGLNAAQKPPAGANFLRVDMPELTKAFDTALAETDPQQLNKRYQDVCKAMNANLPWATMWVANRYGVASAKLKDFVWVPAPAGGPYNAHPEKWSIEK, encoded by the coding sequence ATGCAGCTGAAGACATTGAAACGAGCTATCTCCATTGCGGGGCTGATTGGGGCCGCAGCCCTGACCACTTCGGTAGCCGCTCAGGAACAGAAGACCATCACCGGTGGCTTTGACGTTGGTCCAGGCGGCTTTCAGGGTAACTTCAACCCACTCGCGGCGACAGGCGGTTTTACTTGGCTCAACGTCTATTTTGAGCCCCTGGTCAATTATAATGCCGACCTGACAGCGATCGAGGGCGCTCTCGCTACCGAGTACACCGTCAACGCTGACAAGACCGAGTACACGTTCAAGCTTGCCGCCGAAACCTGGCATGACGGCAAACCCTTTACCTCCAAGGACGTCAAGTTCACGGTCGACCTTGCCAAGAACGGCGAGACCGGAACGGTTTTTGCCGCCCGCCTTAATGCGATCTCCTCCGTTGAGACACCCGATGAACGTACGGCGATCATTAAGCTCTCGCGTCCGGATGCCGGGTTCCTGGCGACGCTGACGAAGCTCATGATCCTGCCCGAACATGCGCTTGCCGGCACAACGCCGAAGGAACTGGCGACCAGCACGTGGTGGGCGACCAAGCCGGTTGGAACCGGACCATTCAAGTTCAAGCAGTACGTGACAGACCAATACGTCGAACTCGTCGCCGATGACGATTACCGCCTTGGCCGCCCGAAGGTGGACCGAGTGATCAACCGCTACTTCAAGAACACCGCCGCAGCCGTCGCGGCGCTGCGGGCAGGCGAAATCCAGTTCACCTATGTCGAGCCCGATGATGTTCCTGCGTTCAAGAGCAACAAAGAGTTCAAGGTCATCGAGGGGCAGTCCTTCGTCGTCAACTATCTCGGCTTCAACCAGCAGGTTCCGCTCTGGAAGGACGTGCGGGTGCGCCAGGCCGTGATGCACGCTATCGATCGACAGGCGATTATCGATAGCCTTTATGGGGGAGCTGCAACGGCCGCCAACTGCGGCTATGTCGCCAAGCAGCTTGTCCCGGAGGGTTTGAGCGCGTACGCCTACGACCCGGCCAAGGCCAAAGCTCTTCTGGGCGAAGCCGGATGGGACAAGGTTAACGGCAGCAAGCCGATCACTTGGCTCACCTACTACAATACGCCACAGGCTGCCAACGTCATGGCCGCGGTACAGGCCATGCTCGCGCAGGTCGGCATCAATGTGGTGCCGCGCGTGGTCGACACGCCGACCTACAACGGCATCATCTATGCCGCCAACCCCGATTTCAGCCAATTTCCGCTGGTCTACGCCGGCCTACAGAATGGGCCCGATCCGTCCGGCCTCAATATCGGTTTGAACGCAGCGCAGAAGCCCCCTGCGGGGGCGAACTTCCTGCGCGTCGACATGCCGGAGCTGACCAAGGCGTTTGACACCGCACTCGCCGAGACCGATCCGCAGCAGCTCAACAAGCGCTACCAGGATGTATGCAAGGCGATGAACGCCAATCTCCCTTGGGCTACCATGTGGGTTGCCAACCGCTACGGCGTCGCTTCAGCGAAGCTCAAGGACTTCGTCTGGGTACCTGCTCCCGCCGGCGGACCTTATAACGCCCACCCAGAGAAGTGGTCGATCGAGAAATAA
- a CDS encoding Gfo/Idh/MocA family protein: protein MRVCLLGVSHWHAAMHLDAVRFSDGEVTNVWDADPKRGADFAGIHGVSVCDRVEQALERKPDLAVVMGSPDKVPDLALKVISAGIPMALEKPAASTTKELLRIVEAAQSHGSFVAVPLPNRFGPVFCAMAALETDGRLGELAYGHFRIVNGPPQRYRDDGVDWMLDPTIGGGGALRNLGIHGIDAAVSLAQGPLRIVSASVANRIHDEPVEDHAHVVLCDDAGTLFTVEAGYTFASMSPGGDFEWRIATGNAYLIDRGETAQCATLDDRSIRMLAPEHPSTRYRLFMADTFDRLRSGKRPAVSIEDYLAAMEVIDAAYEKAKA from the coding sequence ATGAGGGTTTGTCTCCTAGGCGTAAGTCATTGGCACGCCGCGATGCATCTGGATGCGGTCAGGTTCTCAGACGGCGAGGTCACAAATGTTTGGGACGCCGACCCTAAAAGAGGAGCCGACTTTGCTGGCATCCATGGCGTTTCGGTTTGTGACCGCGTCGAACAGGCGCTTGAGAGAAAGCCCGACTTGGCGGTTGTCATGGGCTCGCCAGACAAGGTTCCAGACCTCGCTCTGAAAGTCATTTCCGCTGGCATCCCAATGGCCCTCGAAAAGCCCGCAGCCTCGACGACCAAGGAGTTGCTGCGGATCGTCGAGGCTGCCCAAAGTCACGGCAGCTTTGTTGCTGTGCCCCTCCCGAACCGCTTCGGACCTGTCTTCTGCGCGATGGCTGCGCTTGAGACGGATGGCCGCCTCGGCGAGCTCGCCTACGGTCATTTCCGGATCGTCAACGGACCTCCTCAACGCTATCGCGACGATGGGGTCGACTGGATGCTCGATCCGACAATCGGAGGCGGCGGAGCGCTGCGAAACCTCGGCATTCACGGAATCGATGCAGCCGTCTCGCTCGCTCAGGGCCCCTTGCGCATCGTCTCAGCCTCGGTCGCCAATCGCATCCACGACGAGCCGGTCGAAGACCATGCCCATGTGGTCCTGTGTGACGATGCCGGAACGCTCTTCACAGTCGAGGCTGGCTACACCTTCGCCTCCATGTCCCCGGGCGGGGACTTCGAGTGGCGGATCGCTACGGGCAACGCTTACCTGATTGACCGAGGCGAGACGGCGCAGTGCGCGACCCTGGACGACAGGAGCATCCGCATGCTCGCCCCTGAACATCCTAGCACGCGCTACCGCTTGTTCATGGCCGACACGTTCGACCGGCTTCGCTCGGGCAAGCGCCCGGCCGTCAGCATTGAGGATTACTTGGCAGCGATGGAGGTCATCGATGCCGCATATGAGAAGGCGAAGGCATGA
- a CDS encoding putative N-acetylmannosamine-6-phosphate 2-epimerase → MTFQPAATALTEALKGGLVVSCQPVPGGPFDDSGSVVRFALAAQDAGARGLRIEGVANVAAVAAACSIPIIGLVKRDLAETPVRITPWIEDVVALAESGAAIIAFDATDRPRPVAVGTLIEKIHSLGCLAMADIATIAEARNASALGADLIGTTMSGYTDVAPPPRTPDIRLVWEACGLGKPVLAEGRYNEPRLAAAAIRAGAAAVVVGSAITRPEHITRWFIDAIAVEAAPARPVLAIDIGGSKTAVALVLKDRILERRQVPTLPADGAEAWLQAAADVARDWRGQYDGVAAAVTGLIRNGLWTAVNPATLPVPADFPLVSCLAEQFGDPALALNDAQAAAWGEYRFGAGRGRDLLFLTVSSGIGGGAVVGGQLLSGSGGLAGHVGQIPVPVPGKRHHRLEDLASGFAISAAARAEGHDADAKTVFAAMAAGESWAEGIVGEAVDHLALTLPGLQALLDPQIMVIGGGVGLAAGFLPRLEAALSRFPSALKPSLAPALLGADAGLLGAADLLRRRMSLETDTTPAAGAPAPNA, encoded by the coding sequence ATGACATTTCAACCTGCGGCCACAGCGCTCACAGAAGCATTGAAGGGCGGACTGGTCGTCTCGTGCCAGCCTGTTCCTGGGGGCCCGTTCGACGATTCCGGATCCGTCGTGCGCTTCGCACTGGCCGCCCAAGATGCGGGTGCCCGCGGACTTCGGATCGAGGGCGTGGCCAACGTTGCCGCGGTTGCTGCTGCCTGCTCGATTCCGATCATCGGCCTTGTCAAGCGTGACCTCGCGGAAACGCCGGTCCGCATCACGCCTTGGATTGAGGACGTCGTCGCCCTTGCCGAGTCCGGCGCGGCGATTATCGCCTTCGATGCCACGGATAGACCAAGACCCGTGGCGGTCGGGACGTTGATCGAGAAGATCCATTCTCTGGGCTGCCTTGCGATGGCCGACATCGCGACGATCGCCGAAGCGAGAAACGCAAGCGCGCTTGGTGCAGACCTGATCGGCACCACCATGTCCGGTTATACCGACGTGGCTCCACCACCGCGAACGCCTGATATCAGGTTGGTGTGGGAAGCCTGTGGACTCGGCAAACCGGTCCTTGCCGAAGGCCGTTACAACGAGCCCCGTCTCGCGGCCGCGGCCATACGCGCAGGAGCCGCAGCGGTTGTTGTCGGCTCTGCCATCACCCGGCCGGAGCATATCACACGATGGTTCATTGATGCGATTGCCGTCGAAGCCGCTCCAGCAAGGCCGGTTCTCGCAATCGATATCGGCGGCAGCAAGACGGCCGTGGCGTTGGTCCTGAAAGACCGCATCCTCGAGCGGCGGCAAGTGCCGACGCTACCCGCCGATGGAGCGGAGGCATGGCTGCAAGCGGCCGCAGATGTCGCGCGGGATTGGCGCGGACAGTATGATGGTGTCGCGGCCGCCGTGACGGGTCTGATCAGGAACGGACTCTGGACAGCCGTCAATCCAGCGACCCTACCCGTTCCGGCAGACTTCCCGCTCGTGTCATGCTTGGCCGAGCAATTCGGTGATCCCGCCCTGGCCTTGAATGATGCTCAAGCTGCAGCTTGGGGCGAGTATCGCTTTGGTGCGGGCCGAGGGCGTGATCTGCTCTTCCTGACAGTATCGAGTGGAATTGGCGGAGGGGCTGTCGTCGGCGGTCAGCTTTTGAGCGGATCCGGGGGGCTTGCGGGGCATGTCGGCCAGATCCCGGTGCCAGTTCCGGGGAAACGCCATCACCGTCTGGAGGATTTAGCATCTGGCTTCGCCATTTCTGCAGCAGCCCGCGCTGAAGGCCATGATGCAGATGCCAAGACGGTTTTCGCCGCTATGGCAGCGGGCGAGAGTTGGGCGGAGGGCATCGTCGGCGAGGCTGTGGATCATCTGGCCCTGACTCTCCCGGGTTTACAGGCCCTCCTTGATCCACAGATCATGGTGATCGGTGGTGGCGTAGGCCTCGCGGCAGGTTTCCTGCCCCGTCTTGAAGCAGCTCTGTCCCGCTTCCCTTCTGCCCTCAAGCCTTCTCTGGCTCCGGCCCTCCTCGGCGCCGACGCTGGCCTATTAGGCGCGGCGGATCTTCTCAGAAGGCGGATGTCCCTTGAAACGGACACGACTCCAGCCGCTGGTGCGCCCGCGCCTAATGCGTAG
- a CDS encoding ABC transporter permease yields the protein MLPYILRRIATGLLMLVALSMLVFVLLRLAPGDPIDAYINPNVAMSQAEMDALRVRLGFDQPLPVQYLAWLRAAVTGDLGYSIQRSGVRVLPLVLERIGPTVLLMAAGLALAIVAGIATGVLSAVRRNSSTDIGFSVIAFLGISSPAFLTAILGLYLFSVVLRWAPSGGMLTPGAPFSLGDLLSHLVLPACLLSIGHAALIMRYMRASLIEVLNQDYVRTARAKGVKEFWVIMKHAVRNALLPVVTLIGSTIGIAVGGAIFIESVFNWPGMGLLLINAVDTRDYPVIMGATLIIGACVIVVNLLTDIAYAAVDPRIQVA from the coding sequence ATGCTGCCATACATCCTGAGGCGCATCGCCACCGGCCTGTTGATGCTCGTTGCCCTGAGCATGCTCGTCTTCGTCCTTCTTCGTTTGGCGCCTGGCGATCCGATTGATGCCTATATCAACCCCAACGTTGCGATGTCCCAAGCGGAAATGGACGCGTTGCGCGTCCGTCTCGGCTTCGACCAGCCTCTGCCCGTCCAGTATCTGGCATGGCTGCGGGCTGCGGTTACCGGCGATCTCGGCTATTCGATCCAGCGCAGCGGCGTGAGGGTTCTGCCCCTCGTGCTGGAGCGTATAGGTCCCACGGTCCTGCTCATGGCCGCCGGGCTTGCCCTTGCAATCGTGGCCGGCATAGCGACGGGGGTTCTCAGCGCCGTCAGGCGAAATTCTTCGACTGACATCGGCTTCTCCGTCATCGCCTTCCTGGGCATTTCGAGCCCGGCCTTCCTGACGGCGATCCTCGGGCTTTACCTATTCTCGGTGGTCCTCCGCTGGGCACCTTCCGGCGGCATGCTAACCCCTGGCGCCCCCTTCTCACTTGGTGATCTCCTGTCTCACCTCGTTCTGCCCGCGTGCCTTCTCTCCATTGGCCATGCAGCGCTGATCATGCGCTATATGCGCGCGTCGCTTATCGAGGTTTTGAACCAGGATTATGTTCGCACCGCCCGAGCGAAAGGTGTGAAGGAGTTCTGGGTCATCATGAAGCATGCGGTTCGTAACGCACTCCTGCCGGTGGTTACCCTCATCGGGTCGACCATCGGCATCGCTGTAGGCGGCGCAATCTTCATCGAGAGCGTGTTCAACTGGCCGGGCATGGGCCTGCTGCTGATCAATGCTGTCGACACACGCGACTACCCGGTCATTATGGGGGCTACGCTCATCATCGGAGCCTGTGTCATTGTGG
- a CDS encoding FadR/GntR family transcriptional regulator has product MSGLRGIKPLTKPPSLHVTVQESLRGYIEDNQLKAGDALPPESFLAQQLGVSRNSVREAIKALESVGVLETRRGIGVFVKEFSFQPLLDNLAYGLGDTLRDVEELRELRRVLETGLIHKTVEMIGEEDLTALRQVTERMRQRAERDESFAEEDEQFHRLLFRCQNNRMLTGLIEIFWRAFYKASNFANLANSDPLSTWRDHHEIVEAVAARDIERARERLDRHYEGILDVIANNKKSTNG; this is encoded by the coding sequence ATGTCTGGCCTGAGAGGCATCAAGCCCTTGACCAAGCCCCCCTCCCTGCACGTGACGGTGCAGGAGAGCCTGCGCGGCTATATCGAGGACAATCAGCTCAAGGCCGGGGATGCACTGCCGCCCGAATCCTTCCTCGCTCAGCAGCTCGGCGTGAGCCGCAACTCCGTGCGGGAAGCCATCAAGGCGCTTGAGTCGGTAGGGGTCCTGGAGACCCGCCGCGGGATTGGCGTCTTCGTGAAGGAGTTCTCATTCCAGCCGCTCCTCGACAATCTCGCCTATGGTCTTGGTGATACCCTGAGGGACGTCGAGGAACTTCGCGAGCTGCGTCGCGTCCTGGAAACCGGCCTCATCCACAAGACGGTCGAGATGATTGGTGAGGAGGATCTCACCGCTCTGCGCCAGGTAACGGAGCGCATGCGCCAGCGCGCCGAGCGAGACGAGAGCTTTGCCGAGGAGGATGAGCAGTTTCACCGTCTCCTCTTTCGATGCCAGAACAACCGGATGCTCACCGGTTTGATCGAGATCTTCTGGCGAGCCTTCTACAAGGCTTCCAACTTTGCCAATCTTGCCAACTCCGACCCGCTCTCGACGTGGCGCGACCATCACGAGATCGTCGAAGCGGTCGCGGCGCGCGATATCGAACGAGCCCGGGAGAGGCTCGACAGACATTACGAGGGCATTCTCGATGTGATCGCCAACAACAAAAAGTCGACCAACGGATAA